A part of Jiangella alba genomic DNA contains:
- a CDS encoding ATP-binding protein, whose product MRFGVLGPLEVTTSGGAAARVPEAKVRLLLAVLLAHRGRAVSADRLVDALWGDAPPARPLGALQTKVSLLRRVVGADLVTYQPAGYQLRVPADDVDAGRFAALAGRARAHDDAGARAALLDAALELWRGPAFADVADAGALAPAIRQLEELRLVTLEDWAEARLEVAAGAAAYGALAGELARWVSAEPLRERLRAAHVRALYGAGRQGDALASLAELRRHLADELGVDPSPELRRLQDDVLAQDPALTGARPHPAAAPEPVGRLPTPLTPLIGRATTTADAAGQLAAHRLVTLTGPGGVGKTRLGVEVAGRTSPRDGAWLVELAGLRADSTAETVAESIAGVLQLRADAGPDPVTRLATALRTRESLLVLDNCEHLVDAAAEVAGRVLRDAPAVRVLATSQLPLGLPGEVVVPVPPLDPATDAVELFLARAAAAAPGRELHRATVAEICRRLDGLPLALELAATRVRALGERDLLARLDHRFELLAGQRGGPRRQRTLRAVIDWSWELLTEPERTVLRRLAVPADGCDLAAAEALAGGPEVAGLLARLVDRSLVVVVPSAAGPRYRLLESVAAYAGERLRAAGELDALRRRHRDHLLALAVRADAGLRGPDQRHWLDVLDAESANLRAVLDDAVREGAAEPALRLVDALGWYWFLRGRLSEGRRSAAAALAVDGAGPRARVAAWAAGFTVQLGDDPGATARADTVLSGFDGDEAGLAWARWFLSLGLTGVGDRSVHVRRVAAALVSFRRRGDRWGTAAALSLDPRPRPAEEAAALFAELGDRWGRLRVIDTLAGHAEIRGDYDRAAALHDEGVRIATELGLATELSAKLAGLGRVAMLRGDLATADDLHERARRLAARHAHRRGEQFAEIGLALSARRQGRLDDAERHLRTWLDWCLDVDGAMGAALILAELGFVAELRGDADAARALHLDGLAAARSTGDPRAVALALEGLAGVHALTDDGAGAAHLLGAAAAARDGAGAPLPPAERGDVDRIGAAALALLGRDRFDAAFAAGVATPLDQASPVRSAAARGPDSR is encoded by the coding sequence GTGCGTTTCGGGGTGCTCGGCCCGCTGGAGGTCACCACGTCCGGCGGTGCCGCGGCGCGGGTCCCGGAGGCGAAGGTGCGGCTGCTGCTCGCCGTCCTACTCGCGCACCGCGGCCGCGCGGTGTCCGCCGACCGCCTCGTCGACGCGCTCTGGGGCGACGCACCGCCGGCCCGCCCGCTCGGCGCCCTGCAGACCAAGGTCTCGCTGCTGCGACGGGTGGTCGGCGCGGACCTGGTGACGTACCAGCCGGCCGGCTACCAGCTGCGCGTCCCCGCCGACGACGTCGACGCGGGCCGGTTCGCCGCGCTGGCCGGGCGGGCGCGGGCACACGACGATGCGGGCGCGCGGGCGGCGCTGCTGGACGCGGCGCTGGAGCTGTGGCGCGGGCCGGCGTTCGCGGACGTGGCCGACGCCGGGGCGCTGGCGCCGGCGATCCGGCAGCTGGAGGAGCTGCGGCTGGTCACCCTCGAGGACTGGGCCGAGGCCCGGCTGGAGGTGGCCGCCGGTGCGGCCGCGTACGGTGCGCTGGCCGGCGAGCTCGCGCGGTGGGTGAGCGCCGAGCCGCTGCGCGAGCGGCTCCGGGCCGCGCACGTCCGCGCCCTCTACGGCGCCGGCCGGCAGGGCGACGCGCTGGCGAGTCTGGCCGAGCTGCGCCGCCACCTGGCCGACGAGCTGGGGGTCGACCCGTCGCCGGAGCTGCGGCGCCTGCAGGACGACGTCCTCGCGCAGGACCCGGCGCTCACCGGCGCCCGGCCCCACCCGGCCGCAGCGCCCGAGCCCGTGGGCCGGCTGCCCACCCCGCTCACGCCGCTGATCGGCCGCGCGACGACCACCGCCGATGCGGCAGGGCAGCTGGCCGCGCACCGGCTGGTCACGCTGACCGGCCCCGGCGGCGTCGGCAAGACCCGGCTGGGCGTCGAGGTCGCCGGGCGGACGTCGCCGCGGGACGGCGCCTGGCTGGTCGAGCTGGCCGGCCTGCGCGCAGACAGCACGGCCGAGACGGTCGCCGAGTCGATCGCCGGCGTCCTCCAGCTGCGCGCCGACGCCGGGCCGGACCCGGTCACCCGCCTGGCGACGGCGCTGCGCACCCGCGAATCGCTGCTGGTCCTGGACAACTGCGAGCATCTCGTCGACGCCGCGGCGGAGGTCGCCGGACGGGTGCTGCGGGACGCGCCCGCGGTCCGGGTCCTCGCCACCAGCCAGCTCCCTCTCGGGCTGCCCGGCGAGGTCGTCGTCCCCGTCCCGCCGCTCGACCCCGCCACCGACGCCGTCGAGCTGTTCCTCGCCCGGGCCGCTGCCGCCGCGCCCGGCCGCGAGCTGCACCGCGCCACCGTCGCGGAGATCTGCCGCAGGCTGGACGGGCTGCCGCTGGCGCTGGAGCTGGCCGCCACCCGGGTGCGGGCGCTCGGCGAGCGTGACCTGCTGGCCCGGCTGGATCACCGGTTCGAACTGCTCGCCGGGCAGCGCGGCGGCCCGCGGCGGCAGCGGACGCTGCGGGCGGTGATCGACTGGAGCTGGGAGCTGCTCACCGAGCCGGAGCGGACGGTGCTGCGGCGGCTCGCCGTCCCGGCCGACGGGTGCGACCTCGCCGCTGCGGAGGCGCTCGCCGGTGGTCCCGAGGTCGCCGGGCTGCTGGCACGGCTGGTGGACCGGTCGCTGGTGGTCGTCGTGCCGTCGGCGGCCGGGCCGCGCTACCGGCTGCTGGAGTCCGTCGCGGCCTACGCGGGCGAGCGGCTGCGCGCGGCGGGCGAGCTGGACGCCCTCCGCCGGCGGCACCGCGACCACCTGCTGGCGCTCGCCGTCCGCGCCGACGCGGGGCTGCGCGGGCCGGACCAGCGGCACTGGCTCGACGTGCTGGACGCGGAGTCGGCGAACCTGCGTGCCGTGCTCGACGACGCCGTGCGCGAGGGCGCCGCGGAGCCGGCGTTGCGGCTGGTCGACGCGCTGGGCTGGTACTGGTTCCTGCGCGGCCGGCTGAGCGAGGGACGGCGGTCGGCGGCGGCCGCACTCGCCGTCGACGGCGCCGGGCCGCGGGCCCGCGTGGCCGCCTGGGCGGCCGGGTTCACCGTCCAGCTCGGCGACGATCCGGGCGCGACGGCGCGGGCGGACACCGTCCTCTCCGGGTTCGACGGCGACGAGGCCGGGCTGGCCTGGGCGCGCTGGTTCCTCAGCCTCGGCCTGACCGGCGTCGGCGACCGGTCGGTGCACGTCCGGCGGGTCGCGGCGGCGCTGGTGTCGTTCCGGCGGCGCGGCGACCGCTGGGGGACGGCGGCCGCGCTCAGCCTGGATCCTCGACCGCGCCCGGCCGAGGAGGCGGCCGCGCTCTTCGCCGAACTGGGCGATCGGTGGGGCCGGCTCCGCGTGATCGACACGCTCGCCGGCCACGCCGAGATCCGCGGCGACTACGACCGCGCCGCCGCCCTGCACGACGAAGGCGTGCGCATCGCCACCGAGCTCGGGCTCGCGACGGAGCTGTCGGCGAAGCTGGCCGGACTCGGCCGGGTCGCGATGCTGCGCGGCGACCTCGCCACCGCCGACGACCTGCACGAACGGGCCCGGAGGCTGGCGGCCCGGCACGCGCACCGGCGCGGCGAGCAGTTCGCGGAGATCGGGCTGGCGTTGTCGGCGCGGCGGCAGGGCCGGTTGGACGACGCCGAGCGGCACCTGCGCACCTGGCTGGACTGGTGCCTCGACGTCGACGGCGCGATGGGCGCGGCGCTCATCCTGGCCGAGCTGGGCTTCGTCGCCGAACTGCGCGGCGACGCCGACGCCGCGCGGGCGCTGCACCTGGACGGCCTCGCGGCGGCCCGGTCGACCGGCGACCCGCGCGCCGTCGCCCTGGCCCTCGAAGGCCTGGCCGGCGTGCACGCGCTGACCGATGACGGCGCCGGCGCGGCCCACCTGCTGGGCGCGGCGGCGGCCGCCCGCGACGGAGCCGGCGCGCCGCTGCCGCCCGCCGAACGTGGCGACGTCGACCGCATCGGCGCCGCGGCCCTGGCCCTGCTGGGCCGGGACCGGTTCGACGCCGCCTTCGCCGCGGGCGTGGCGACGCCGCTCGACCAGGCCTCTCCGGTCAGGTCAGCCGCCGCCAGAGGTCCGGATAGTCGGTGA
- a CDS encoding putative glycolipid-binding domain-containing protein: MDRQLMWSALEWPATEHLVLREDGDGVRADGVIVALDGRPTRLAYAIDAGPDWTVRRLAVTPYGEPGVVLDRRPDGRWFDGSGAERAGLAGCVDVDIALTPFTNTLPIRRLGLALGESAGVRVVYVQVDRGLTADAVDQRYERLGPDTYRYSSGDFTADLTVDDDGLVTDYPDLWRRLT; the protein is encoded by the coding sequence GTGGACCGGCAGTTGATGTGGTCCGCGCTGGAGTGGCCGGCCACCGAGCACCTCGTGCTGCGGGAGGACGGCGACGGCGTGCGGGCCGACGGGGTGATCGTCGCGCTGGACGGGCGGCCGACGCGGCTGGCGTACGCGATCGACGCCGGGCCTGACTGGACCGTCCGCCGGCTGGCGGTGACGCCGTACGGCGAGCCCGGCGTGGTCCTGGATCGTCGCCCTGACGGCCGCTGGTTCGACGGCTCCGGCGCCGAGCGGGCCGGCCTCGCCGGCTGCGTCGACGTCGACATCGCGCTGACGCCGTTCACCAACACGCTGCCGATCCGCCGGCTGGGGCTGGCGTTGGGCGAGTCGGCCGGCGTGCGGGTCGTCTACGTGCAGGTCGACCGGGGGCTGACGGCGGACGCGGTGGACCAGCGCTACGAGCGGCTCGGCCCGGACACCTACCGCTACTCGTCCGGCGACTTCACCGCCGACCTCACCGTGGACGACGACGGGCTGGTCACCGACTATCCGGACCTCTGGCGGCGGCTGACCTGA
- a CDS encoding nitroreductase family deazaflavin-dependent oxidoreductase: MRDATARRLSRLHIALYRATRGVLGRRLVRNDMLLLTTTGSRTGRRHTVPLLCLHDDDHLVVIASWGGRPRHPQWYTNLVAHPDVTVQVRGRRWPARARTATPEERAVWWPRVLAAYKGYRLYESNTDRVIPVVFLEPPSP; encoded by the coding sequence GTGCGCGACGCCACCGCCCGCCGGCTGTCCCGCCTGCACATCGCGCTCTACCGGGCGACGCGCGGGGTGCTGGGCCGGCGGCTCGTGCGCAACGACATGCTGCTGCTCACCACGACGGGGTCGCGGACCGGCCGGCGGCACACCGTGCCGCTGCTCTGTCTGCACGACGACGATCACCTGGTGGTCATCGCGTCGTGGGGCGGCCGGCCGCGGCATCCACAGTGGTACACGAACCTCGTCGCGCACCCGGACGTCACGGTGCAGGTGCGCGGCCGCCGCTGGCCGGCCAGGGCCCGGACGGCGACGCCGGAGGAGCGGGCGGTGTGGTGGCCGCGCGTCCTGGCCGCGTACAAGGGCTACCGCCTCTACGAGTCCAACACCGACCGCGTCATCCCCGTCGTGTTCCTGGAGCCGCCCTCGCCGTGA
- a CDS encoding SDR family NAD(P)-dependent oxidoreductase: MDRSYVVTGGGRGVGRAVVERLLDAGGTVVALDLDPTALGWLRDHPAGTRALAVAGSASDDGVAWHAADLAESAAPLAGWVNNAAVFRDASVHTTDAAETSRLIALNLDPVVVGCTTAVRRFLAHGQGGAIVNVSSHQAQRAVPGSLPYATAKAAVEGLTRALAVEYGGRGIRVNAVALGSIATERYDAYLAGLSPSAAAEVEAQLRQLHPAGRVGRTDEVAAVVTHLLSDDASFVTGATVPVDGGRAALGLDPEAPA; this comes from the coding sequence ATGGACCGCTCGTACGTGGTGACCGGCGGCGGCCGCGGGGTGGGCCGGGCCGTCGTAGAACGGCTGCTCGACGCCGGCGGCACGGTCGTGGCGCTCGATCTCGACCCGACGGCGCTCGGCTGGCTGCGCGACCACCCGGCCGGCACCCGGGCGCTGGCGGTCGCCGGCAGCGCGTCCGACGACGGCGTCGCCTGGCACGCCGCCGACCTCGCCGAGTCGGCGGCGCCGCTGGCCGGGTGGGTGAACAACGCGGCGGTGTTCCGCGACGCGTCGGTGCACACGACGGACGCGGCCGAGACGTCGCGGCTCATCGCGCTCAACCTTGACCCCGTCGTCGTCGGCTGCACCACGGCGGTGCGCCGCTTCCTCGCCCACGGTCAGGGCGGCGCCATCGTCAACGTGTCGTCGCACCAGGCGCAGCGTGCCGTGCCCGGCTCGCTGCCGTATGCCACGGCGAAGGCGGCGGTCGAGGGCCTGACCCGGGCGCTCGCGGTCGAGTACGGCGGGCGCGGCATCCGCGTCAACGCCGTCGCGCTGGGATCCATCGCCACCGAGCGCTACGACGCCTACCTCGCCGGGCTCTCGCCGTCGGCGGCCGCCGAGGTCGAGGCGCAACTGCGGCAGCTGCATCCGGCCGGGCGGGTGGGGCGGACGGACGAGGTCGCCGCGGTGGTGACGCACCTGCTCTCCGACGACGCCTCGTTCGTCACCGGCGCCACAGTGCCGGTCGACGGCGGGCGCGCGGCGCTCGGCCTCGACCCCGAAGCGCCGGCCTAG
- a CDS encoding group II truncated hemoglobin, with protein sequence MAASPPRTTRYVLVRARGRWWTRAVTVPELSELFRDMDPEHPRHVAAWLGEVFGGPPAYSRERGGHAHMVGMHLGKEITERQRRRWVELLQDAADETGLPADPEFRAAFTGYVEWGSRMAVLLSQPGVRPGPPEPMPSWTWTLPPWQPPGEVAPG encoded by the coding sequence ATGGCCGCCTCACCTCCACGCACCACAAGGTACGTTCTTGTCCGCGCCCGCGGCCGGTGGTGGACTCGTGCCGTGACCGTTCCCGAGCTGAGCGAGCTGTTCCGCGACATGGACCCGGAGCATCCGCGGCACGTCGCCGCCTGGCTCGGAGAGGTGTTCGGCGGGCCGCCGGCGTACTCGCGGGAGCGCGGCGGGCACGCCCACATGGTCGGCATGCACCTGGGCAAGGAGATCACCGAGCGGCAGCGCCGGCGCTGGGTCGAGCTGCTGCAGGACGCGGCCGACGAGACCGGCCTGCCCGCCGACCCGGAGTTCCGGGCGGCGTTCACCGGCTACGTCGAGTGGGGCAGCCGGATGGCGGTGCTGCTGTCGCAGCCGGGAGTCCGGCCCGGACCACCCGAGCCGATGCCGTCCTGGACGTGGACGCTTCCCCCGTGGCAGCCGCCCGGCGAGGTCGCGCCCGGGTGA
- a CDS encoding MmcQ/YjbR family DNA-binding protein, producing the protein MCDWDDVTRIATALPEASEQAGRDGLRSWRVRDKTFVWERPLRKADVKALGDAAPDGPILGAWVPDLGAKEAILADDPEVFFTTPHFDGYPMVLVRLERIDEPELAELVVEAWLDRAPKKVARAFLDDTR; encoded by the coding sequence ATGTGCGACTGGGACGACGTCACCCGCATCGCGACGGCGTTGCCGGAGGCGAGCGAGCAGGCCGGGCGCGACGGCCTGCGCAGCTGGCGGGTGCGCGACAAGACCTTCGTCTGGGAGCGGCCGTTGCGCAAGGCCGACGTCAAGGCGCTCGGCGACGCCGCGCCGGACGGGCCGATCCTCGGCGCCTGGGTGCCCGACCTCGGGGCCAAGGAGGCGATCCTCGCCGACGACCCGGAGGTCTTCTTCACCACGCCGCACTTCGACGGCTACCCCATGGTGCTGGTGCGGCTCGAGCGCATCGACGAGCCGGAGCTGGCCGAGCTGGTGGTCGAGGCGTGGCTGGACCGGGCGCCGAAGAAGGTCGCCCGGGCGTTCCTCGACGACACCCGCTGA
- a CDS encoding winged helix-turn-helix domain-containing protein, translating to MAAITYLEEPGEVRAALAPPRRELLTRLREPASATQLAAALGLPRQRVNYHLRVLEAAGLVELVEERRRRGCVERILRATPGAVVVDPAVMSSELTQVQDQYAAEHLVGVAADTVRDVARMQARADESGRRLLTFTIEAEVRFAEPGDVHAFTDELTEAVRQVVARFDTDDGRPYRLVAGGYPAPRGDRS from the coding sequence ATGGCCGCGATCACCTACCTCGAAGAGCCCGGTGAGGTGCGGGCCGCGCTCGCCCCGCCGCGGCGCGAGCTGCTGACCCGGCTGCGCGAGCCGGCGTCGGCCACCCAGCTGGCCGCCGCGCTCGGCCTGCCGCGGCAGCGGGTCAACTACCACCTGCGGGTGCTCGAGGCGGCCGGGCTGGTCGAGCTGGTCGAGGAGCGACGGCGACGCGGCTGCGTCGAGCGCATCCTGCGGGCCACGCCGGGCGCCGTCGTCGTCGATCCCGCCGTCATGTCCTCCGAGCTCACCCAGGTGCAGGACCAGTACGCCGCCGAGCACTTGGTCGGCGTCGCGGCCGACACCGTCCGCGACGTCGCCCGCATGCAGGCGCGGGCCGACGAGTCGGGCCGGCGGCTGCTCACGTTCACCATCGAGGCCGAGGTCCGGTTCGCCGAGCCCGGCGACGTCCACGCCTTCACCGACGAGCTGACCGAGGCGGTGCGGCAGGTGGTCGCGCGCTTCGACACCGACGACGGGCGCCCGTACCGGCTGGTCGCCGGCGGCTACCCGGCCCCACGAGGAGACCGATCATGA
- a CDS encoding winged helix-turn-helix transcriptional regulator, with translation MSVARTRYYCPVEVTVDVIGGRWTPVILAHLKEGVHRYGELRRRMPDLTEKMLTQRLRELERAGLVARTVHDGVPAPVSYDLTGEGRSLAPVLEALYTWGEEHAARHGIAITPAG, from the coding sequence ATGAGCGTCGCTCGAACGCGCTACTACTGCCCGGTCGAGGTCACCGTGGACGTCATCGGCGGCCGCTGGACGCCGGTGATCCTGGCCCATCTCAAGGAGGGGGTGCATCGGTACGGCGAGCTGCGCCGGCGGATGCCGGACCTGACGGAGAAGATGCTCACCCAGCGGCTGCGCGAGCTGGAGCGCGCCGGGCTGGTCGCCCGGACGGTCCACGACGGCGTGCCGGCGCCGGTCAGCTACGACCTCACCGGCGAGGGGCGCAGCCTCGCGCCGGTGCTCGAAGCCCTCTACACGTGGGGCGAGGAGCACGCGGCGCGGCACGGCATCGCGATCACGCCCGCCGGGTGA
- a CDS encoding YciI family protein — translation MMLIYGTDETWQRVYDGDRVGDDLMRRHRELTERLVASGEYVASSGLTVDAARTVRVRDGVPAVTDGPFTEAKEVLAGYYLVDCASVERATEIAAQIPEAAYDLVEVRRVMDPADL, via the coding sequence ATGATGCTCATCTACGGAACCGACGAGACCTGGCAGCGGGTCTACGACGGCGACCGCGTCGGCGACGACCTCATGCGCCGGCACCGCGAGCTGACCGAGCGGCTGGTCGCCTCCGGCGAGTACGTCGCGTCGTCCGGGCTCACCGTCGACGCGGCGCGCACGGTGCGGGTGCGCGACGGCGTGCCGGCGGTCACCGACGGCCCGTTCACCGAGGCCAAAGAGGTGCTGGCCGGCTACTACCTGGTCGACTGCGCGAGCGTGGAGCGGGCGACGGAGATCGCGGCGCAGATCCCGGAGGCTGCGTACGACCTCGTCGAGGTGCGCCGGGTGATGGACCCCGCCGACCTGTGA
- a CDS encoding AAA family ATPase has product MYGLLDERLAEARTQLADVLRSPSAGPGEVFARDVAADRLARRVRRLEAAEQGLVFGRIDGAEGTVLHIGRLGLHVDGRDLPLLVDWRAEAARPFYAATAVQPMGLRRRRHLRVEGRTVRAVSDELLDGSAAEAGDVVGDGPLVEALAARRTGRMRAVVETLQAEQDEIVRSPHRGVTVVQGGPGTGKTVVALHRAAYVLYAFPDAAAGGVLVLGPNPRFLDYISQVLPSLGENDVVMSTCVQLGGVVPAAVASFDAARRKGSLAQAGALAELVGSMQAPDGGFAVRVGREWVRLGSADVAESRAAARASGLAHNPAREVFKEHLVDAVTDALERSAAEDLERIDAEIAASTGLDLDALAASGLRALGFDDGPSADPAEVFDAAAARANLMGDAYVDRAVESLWPRLTAEALVRTLLGHAPGAPWTDADVPLLDEAAELVDGPPERTFGHVVVDEAQELTAMRWRMVLRRCPARSMTLVGDFAQAGPATTAGDWPQALGPHLGDRFALHTLTVGYRTTQEILATTHDLLARIAPGQTPIRSIRHGEAPSSRTAGRDTLAATVADELAAQAAAHPGELLAVICADGRLDELSAAGVTRWARLVPATEARGLEFDSIVVVAPDEIVAARPSGERDLYVAITRATTRLCTVAY; this is encoded by the coding sequence ATGTACGGGCTGCTGGACGAGCGGCTGGCGGAGGCACGGACGCAGCTGGCGGACGTGCTGAGGTCGCCGTCCGCGGGCCCGGGCGAGGTGTTCGCGCGCGACGTCGCCGCGGACCGTCTGGCGCGCCGGGTTCGCCGGCTGGAGGCGGCCGAGCAGGGGCTGGTGTTCGGCCGCATCGACGGCGCGGAGGGCACCGTCCTGCACATCGGCCGGCTCGGCCTGCACGTCGACGGCCGGGACCTGCCGTTGCTGGTCGACTGGCGGGCGGAGGCGGCGCGGCCCTTCTACGCGGCGACCGCCGTCCAGCCGATGGGGCTGCGCCGACGCCGTCACCTGCGGGTCGAGGGCCGGACGGTCCGCGCGGTGAGCGACGAGCTGCTGGACGGATCCGCGGCGGAGGCCGGTGACGTCGTCGGCGACGGGCCATTGGTGGAGGCGCTGGCGGCGCGGCGCACGGGGCGGATGCGTGCGGTGGTCGAGACGCTGCAGGCGGAGCAGGACGAGATCGTCCGGTCGCCGCATCGAGGGGTGACGGTCGTACAGGGCGGTCCCGGCACGGGCAAGACCGTCGTCGCGCTGCACCGGGCGGCGTACGTGCTGTACGCGTTCCCGGACGCCGCTGCGGGTGGCGTGCTGGTGCTCGGGCCGAACCCGCGGTTCCTCGACTACATCTCCCAGGTGCTTCCGTCGCTGGGAGAGAACGACGTGGTCATGTCGACGTGCGTGCAGCTCGGCGGGGTCGTGCCCGCGGCCGTGGCGTCGTTCGACGCGGCGCGCCGCAAGGGGAGTCTGGCGCAGGCCGGGGCGCTGGCGGAGCTGGTGGGCTCCATGCAGGCGCCTGACGGCGGCTTCGCGGTTCGGGTCGGGCGGGAGTGGGTCCGTCTGGGCAGCGCGGACGTCGCGGAGTCGCGGGCGGCCGCGCGAGCGAGCGGCCTGGCGCACAACCCGGCCCGGGAGGTGTTCAAGGAGCACCTGGTCGACGCCGTCACGGATGCGCTGGAGCGCAGCGCCGCCGAGGACCTGGAGCGCATCGATGCCGAGATCGCGGCGAGCACGGGCCTGGATCTCGACGCCCTGGCCGCGTCGGGCCTGCGGGCGCTCGGCTTCGACGACGGGCCGTCCGCGGACCCGGCCGAGGTGTTCGACGCGGCCGCCGCCCGGGCGAACCTCATGGGCGACGCCTACGTCGACCGCGCGGTCGAGTCGCTCTGGCCGCGGCTGACCGCCGAGGCGCTCGTGCGGACCCTGCTGGGACACGCTCCCGGCGCGCCGTGGACCGATGCCGACGTGCCGCTGCTGGACGAGGCGGCCGAGCTGGTGGACGGGCCGCCGGAACGCACGTTCGGGCACGTCGTGGTCGACGAGGCGCAGGAGCTGACCGCCATGCGGTGGCGCATGGTGCTGCGCCGGTGCCCGGCCAGGTCGATGACGCTGGTCGGCGACTTCGCCCAGGCGGGCCCGGCGACGACGGCGGGCGACTGGCCGCAGGCGCTCGGCCCGCACCTCGGCGACCGGTTCGCCCTGCACACCCTGACCGTCGGCTACCGCACGACCCAGGAGATCCTGGCCACCACCCACGACCTGCTCGCCCGGATCGCCCCCGGACAGACGCCGATCCGGTCGATCCGCCACGGCGAAGCACCGAGCAGCCGCACCGCCGGGAGGGACACACTGGCCGCCACCGTGGCCGACGAGCTCGCCGCGCAGGCCGCGGCGCACCCGGGCGAACTGCTCGCCGTGATCTGCGCGGACGGCCGGCTGGACGAGTTGTCCGCCGCCGGCGTCACCCGGTGGGCGCGGCTCGTGCCCGCCACCGAGGCGCGGGGCCTGGAGTTCGACTCGATCGTCGTCGTGGCCCCGGACGAGATCGTCGCGGCCCGCCCGAGCGGTGAGCGTGACCTGTACGTCGCCATCACCCGTGCCACCACGAGACTGTGCACGGTGGCGTATTGA
- a CDS encoding TetR/AcrR family transcriptional regulator — MTNTDGAAPGGPVDVFARRPKRADARRNYEKLLAAAREAYAEAGVSASLEDIARRAGVGIGTLYRHFPTRQDLFESVYVDEVEALCRAADELAGLPPWAALAGWLRRFVSYAATKRAIAEALNHDSPVFATCRKAIGDAGRPLLRRAQDSGDARPDASFDDVLRLVGGVTMYPFADPAQLERVLTMALDGIRVRPAG, encoded by the coding sequence ATGACGAACACGGACGGCGCGGCCCCCGGCGGGCCCGTCGACGTCTTCGCGCGGCGGCCGAAGCGCGCCGACGCCCGCCGCAACTACGAGAAGCTGCTCGCCGCCGCACGCGAGGCATACGCCGAGGCCGGCGTGTCCGCGTCGCTGGAAGACATCGCCCGGCGGGCCGGCGTCGGCATCGGCACCCTCTACCGTCACTTCCCCACCCGTCAGGACCTGTTCGAGAGCGTCTACGTCGACGAGGTCGAGGCGCTGTGCCGCGCCGCCGACGAGCTCGCCGGCCTGCCGCCGTGGGCCGCGCTGGCCGGCTGGCTGCGCCGGTTCGTCAGCTACGCGGCCACGAAGCGGGCCATCGCCGAGGCGCTCAACCACGACTCCCCGGTGTTCGCGACGTGCCGCAAGGCCATCGGCGACGCCGGCCGGCCGCTGCTGCGGCGGGCTCAGGACTCCGGCGACGCCCGGCCCGACGCCTCCTTCGACGACGTGCTGCGCCTGGTCGGCGGCGTCACGATGTACCCGTTCGCCGATCCGGCCCAGCTGGAACGCGTCCTGACCATGGCGCTCGACGGCATCAGGGTGCGGCCGGCCGGCTGA
- a CDS encoding SRPBCC family protein — protein MTETPRIQVTIAAPVDEVWRALREKDRIRHWHGWDSPGLDDEIDLIYFQSFTEDAHARTLGVQEGDQIVVEPDGDGTRVTLTRAPRGVSPEWDAYYDDITEGWTTFLQQLRFYLERQPDGSRRTAFFAGTTTGAPELLGELGLDAVAGAPPGSAYRVTLAGQDVGGTVWFRSAHQLGLTVDGWGEGLLVVAFVPPGAEKPERSAMAVLSTFGLDDAAYAELTDRWAAWWGERYPAPGAEA, from the coding sequence ATGACCGAGACCCCACGAATTCAGGTGACCATCGCCGCGCCCGTCGACGAGGTGTGGCGCGCGCTGCGCGAGAAGGACCGCATCAGGCACTGGCACGGCTGGGACTCGCCGGGCCTGGACGACGAGATCGACCTCATCTACTTCCAGAGCTTCACCGAGGACGCGCACGCCCGGACGCTGGGCGTGCAGGAGGGCGACCAGATCGTCGTCGAGCCCGACGGCGACGGCACCCGCGTCACGCTGACCAGGGCGCCGCGCGGCGTCAGCCCGGAGTGGGACGCCTACTACGACGACATCACCGAGGGCTGGACGACGTTCCTGCAGCAGCTGCGCTTCTACCTCGAGCGGCAGCCGGACGGGTCGCGGCGCACCGCGTTCTTCGCCGGGACGACGACGGGCGCGCCGGAACTGCTCGGCGAGCTCGGCCTCGACGCCGTCGCCGGCGCGCCGCCCGGCTCGGCCTACCGCGTGACGCTGGCCGGCCAGGACGTCGGCGGCACGGTGTGGTTCCGGTCGGCGCACCAGCTCGGACTGACCGTCGACGGGTGGGGCGAAGGGCTGCTCGTCGTCGCGTTCGTCCCGCCGGGCGCGGAGAAGCCGGAGCGATCCGCGATGGCCGTGCTCAGCACGTTCGGCCTCGACGACGCCGCGTACGCCGAGCTGACCGACCGGTGGGCGGCGTGGTGGGGCGAGCGCTACCCGGCGCCGGGCGCCGAGGCCTGA